One Fictibacillus halophilus genomic window, TCAGATGGGATAGAATCGATCGCTACTACTTTCGTGTTAGCGTCGTTCGAGAAGTCGTCGGCTACTAAAACATCCTCAGCAATTAGGAAGTTCACGCCTTTTTCTTTAGCTTTTTCCATGAAACCGCGAGCAGTTTCAATCTTATCTTCTTCTAAAAGAGACTTCCCTACATCATGGCCAAGCGCCTTAATGAATGTATAACCTAAACCACCGCCGATGATCAGGTTGTCTACTTTGTCTAATAGATTGTCGATAACGTCAATCTTATCCTTTACTTTTGCACCACCGATGATGGCAGTGAAAGGACGGTCAGGATTAGATAGAGCTTTTCCAAGCACTTCAAGTTCTTTTTCCATCAACAGACCTGAAACAGCCGGAAGATGTTTCGCGATCCCTTCAGTTGAAGCGTGTGCTCTGTGAGCTGCTCCGAAAGCATCGTTTACGTACACATCAGCAAGTGCAGCAAACTTTTGTGCTAATTCAGGATCGTTCTTTTCTTCACCAGGGTAAAAGCGAACGTTCTCAAGTAAGATCACGCCGCCTTCTTCTAGGTTAGCGACTGCTTTTTCAACTTCTTCTCCATAAGCTTCATCCGTTTTTACAACTTCTTTTCCAAGAAGCTCGCTTAAACGTTCTGCTACAGGAGTTAGACGAAGCTCTTCAACCACTTGTCCTTTTGGACGCCCTAAGTGACTTGCTAAAAGAACTTTAGCGCCTTGCTCTGTTAAGTATTTGATGGTAGGAAGAGCAGCGTTAATACGCGTTTCATCCGTAATGTTTCCATCTTTCATCGGTACGTTAAAATCAACACGGCAAAATACAACTTTGCCTTTTAGATCGATGTCACGAACACTTTTTTTGTTCATAAGTACATGCAGCCTCCTGACTAGTAAAAAGATTAAAGAAATAGCAATCCCCAGGTTTTACATGGGAAAGAGGAGTAGAAGCCTGTTTGAAACGACTTCTCCCCCTCCTTATTGTTCTTCTCTATCTATTAAAGTCCTTTTTTAGCGATATAGTCAATTAAATCTACAACGCGGCTAGAGTATCCAGTTTCGTTATCGTACCAAGATACAACTTTAACCATGTTTCCTTCCATAACCATCGTAGAAAGAGCATCGATTGTAGAAGAGTGAGTGTCGCCATTGTAGTCAGTAGATACAAGCGGCTCTTCAGAGTAGCCAAGGATTCCTTTAAGGTTGCCTTCAGCTTCAGCTTTAAGTGCTGCGTTTACTTCGTCAACAGTAACTTCTTTGTCAAGTTCAACAACTAAGTCAACTAGAGATACGTTTGGAGTTGGAACACGCATTGCCATACCGTTAAGCTTACCTTTAAGTTCAGGAAGCACTAGAGAAACTGCTTTAGCAGCACCAGTTGAAGTTGGAATGATGTTCTCAGCAGCCGCACGAGCACGACGAAGATCTTTATGTGGAAGATCTAGAATTTGCTGGTCGTTTGTGTATGAGTGAACAGTTGTCATCATACCGCGCTTCACGCCGAATTTCTCATGAAGAACTTTTGCGAATGGTGCAAGACAGTTAGTTGTACAAGATGCGTTAGAGATAACATCGTGGCTAGCTGCATCGTACTTGTCTTCGTTAACACCAAGAACTACAGTGATATCCTCATCAGAAGCAGGAGCAGAAATGATTACTTTTTTAGCGCCAGCTTCTAAGTGTTTAGCAGCGTCTGCACGCTTTGTGAAGCGTCCAGTTGATTCAACAACTACTTCTACACCAAGATCTCCCCAGCCAAGTTGTGCTGGATCGCGCTCAGCTAAAACTTTAATTTCTTTGCCATCTACAATAAGTGCATTTTCCTTAACTTCAACAGAACCAGCGAACTTGCCGTGTACTGTGTCATGCTTTAATAGGAAAGCAAGAGTGTCAGCATCTGTTAAGTCGTTTACAGCTACAACTTCTACCTCAGGGTTGTTGAATGCTGCGCGGAATACATTACGGCCAATACGACCGAAACCATTAATACCAATTTTTGTTGCCATGTAAAATGACCTCCTTGATTTAAGAGAGAATTTATTTTTTATATAAAGGGAAATCCCCTTAATAAC contains:
- the gap gene encoding type I glyceraldehyde-3-phosphate dehydrogenase translates to MATKIGINGFGRIGRNVFRAAFNNPEVEVVAVNDLTDADTLAFLLKHDTVHGKFAGSVEVKENALIVDGKEIKVLAERDPAQLGWGDLGVEVVVESTGRFTKRADAAKHLEAGAKKVIISAPASDEDITVVLGVNEDKYDAASHDVISNASCTTNCLAPFAKVLHEKFGVKRGMMTTVHSYTNDQQILDLPHKDLRRARAAAENIIPTSTGAAKAVSLVLPELKGKLNGMAMRVPTPNVSLVDLVVELDKEVTVDEVNAALKAEAEGNLKGILGYSEEPLVSTDYNGDTHSSTIDALSTMVMEGNMVKVVSWYDNETGYSSRVVDLIDYIAKKGL
- a CDS encoding phosphoglycerate kinase, whose product is MNKKSVRDIDLKGKVVFCRVDFNVPMKDGNITDETRINAALPTIKYLTEQGAKVLLASHLGRPKGQVVEELRLTPVAERLSELLGKEVVKTDEAYGEEVEKAVANLEEGGVILLENVRFYPGEEKNDPELAQKFAALADVYVNDAFGAAHRAHASTEGIAKHLPAVSGLLMEKELEVLGKALSNPDRPFTAIIGGAKVKDKIDVIDNLLDKVDNLIIGGGLGYTFIKALGHDVGKSLLEEDKIETARGFMEKAKEKGVNFLIAEDVLVADDFSNDANTKVVAIDSIPSDWEGLDIGTKTIEKYVKVIKESKLVIWNGPMGVFEIDAFANGTRSVANALAEATDTYSVIGGGDSAAAVEKFGLADKMSHISTGGGASLEFMEGKELPGVVALNDK